A stretch of Lactuca sativa cultivar Salinas chromosome 6, Lsat_Salinas_v11, whole genome shotgun sequence DNA encodes these proteins:
- the LOC111883426 gene encoding uncharacterized mitochondrial protein AtMg00810-like yields the protein MFLGLQVRQSSIRILLHQTKYVEDMLERFGFKDAKPALMPIVERLLLNPDLEGESVDQTAYRSMIGSMMYLKGSPKLGFWYPKNSDFDLSTFTDSNYGGCELDRKSTFGGCQFLGDRLESWQCKKQQTVSISTAEEKYVAASACCSQVIWILHQLMDYALNSLETPIFCDNEAAIQIT from the exons ATGTTTTTGGGTTTGCAAGTACGTCAAAGCTCTATCAGAATcctgttacaccaaacaaaatatGTTGAAGACATGCTTGAGAGATTTGGGTTTAAAGATGCAAAACCTGCCTTGATGCCGATAGTCGAACGACTCCTATTGAATCCAGATCTAGAAGGCGAATCTGTAGATCAGACCGCgtacagatcgatgatcggatcgatGAT GTACCTCAAAGGTAGCCCAAAATTGGGTTTTTGGTATCCTAAAAATTCTGATTTTGATTTATCTACTTTCACTGATagcaattatggaggttgtgaacttgacaggaaatcaacgtTTGGGGGATGTCAATTCCTAGGTGATCGTCTGGagtcatggcaatgcaagaaacaacaGACAGTCTCAATCTCAACGGCGGAGGAAAAATACGTTGCTGCTTCTGCTTGTTGCTCTCAAGTTATTTGGATTCTACATCAATTAATGGATTACGCTTTGAACTCTTTAGAAACTCCAATATTTTGCGATAACGAAGCTGCAATCCAAATTACTTAG